A window of Castanea sativa cultivar Marrone di Chiusa Pesio chromosome 1, ASM4071231v1 contains these coding sequences:
- the LOC142628681 gene encoding putative mitochondrial protein AtMg00860, with amino-acid sequence MLVKSVKEASHLYDLCKTFNTIRLHDMKLNPHKCVFGVASGKFLGFMVLQCGVEANPNKVWAIVEMAPPKNVKEVQSLNNRTATFNRFVSKAMDKCFPFFKVLQKASEWIDECQKAFEELKTFLTSPPLLSPSKSGEELSLYLVVSQTTVSSTLVLKED; translated from the coding sequence ATGCTCGTAAAAAGCGTGAAGGAGGCTAGCCACTTATACGACCTTTGCAAAACATTCAATACCATTCGCCTCCACGACATGAAGCTCAATCCCCACAAGTGTGTATTTGGTGTAGcttcaggaaaattcttgggctTTATGGTGTTGCAGTGTGGTGTAGAGGCCAATCCCAACAAGGTTTGGGCGATAGTGGAGATGGCCCCTCCAAAGAATGTTAAGGAGGTGCAAAGCCTGAACAATAGGACTGCAACCTTTAACAGGTTCGTCTCCAAAGCAATGGATAAGTGTTTTCCTTTCTTCAAGGTGCTACAGAAAGCTTCCGAGTGGATCGACGAGTGCCAGAAGGCTTTCGAAGAGCTGAAGACCTTCCTCACATCTCCCCCACTACTCAGCCCATCCAAATCTGGTGAAGAGCTCTCCCTTTACTTAGTCGTATCCCAGACGACCGTCAGTTCCACTCTGGTGCTGAAGGAAGACTGA